The genomic interval CACAATAGCAGGATCTGTGTTGAGGATGGCTAAATAATTTAGATGCTTTTAGATGATTTTGAAGCTTTTAAGTACACTGCTTGTCAAGTAGAGAATGTCATTAGGTCAGCTTCTTCATGAGCTATGGGAGgtaagattataagaaaatataagaattttattataagaaaatataagtttatttttttaaaaatgtttattttatttacagaataTCATTAAAAAAGTGAATGGGCAGAAGTTTGTGTACAAGTTTGTCTCTTACCCAGAGATACTGAACATGGATCCCATGAAGGTGGGCAGGGTCGAAGGAGACTGGGAAGCCTGGAGCTTCAGTGAGGCCGGCGGCAGCAGAGAGGCGGAGagcggagggaaggagaagccccCTCAGCCGGGCACCAAGACCTCGAGCCGCAATGACTACATACACTCCGGCTTATATTCTTCCTTTACTCTCAACTCTCTGAACTCCAAGAGGAAgcttctcaaatcaataaagattGAGAATCCGGCTGAGAAATTGACagagaaaaaatctcaggagccaaCACCATCGGTCATTAAATTTGTAACAACACCTTCCAAAAAGCCACCAGTTGAACCCATTGCTGCCACCATTTCAACCAGCTCAAGTATTTCTCCATCTTCGGAAGAAACTATCCAAGCGCTGGAGACTTTGGCCTCCCCCAGACTGCCTTCTGTGGAggcccccacctctgcctccgGCATGGCTCCCGCTTTTCCCAGCCCACCTGCTCCGTCCGTGTCCCCTTCCTTTCAGGAGCCTCCAGGGACGCCCTCCCCACCGCCGAGTTCCAACCCAGACATCGACACAGACATCGATTCTGTGGCTTCTCAGCCCATGGAGCTGCCAGAGAACTTGTCGCTGGAGCCTAAAGACCAGGACTTGGTTTTGccagaaaaggacaaaacaaacaatTCATCAAGATCCAAGAAACCCAAAGGCTTGGAGCTGGCGCCCATCCTGGTGATCACGGGCAGCGACCCGAGCCCGCTGGGGATGCTGAGCCCGTCCCTCCCCACGGCCTCTCTCACGCCAGCTCTGTTCTCGCAGGTACCTCGCTGTCTCCTTAGTGCCACTGTTGTTTGCCTTCACTCGCCTTTTTAAACAAATCCAGATTTATAACCTCAAGTTTTTGTTCTGCTGTTTAGGGTTGTCTTAGAAAGATTTGTGTATGACCCTCTGAAAGTAACCCAATTCCTCACCTCAATTAGGATGGCAAAAATAGAAAGTTTGGAGCACTGtgttaaaaaaattcattgttttataaataattattttggttttccactttattctaaagaaaataagtatttttttctctctgttttataAAACTGGTTGCtatcttacttaaaaaattaaacagggGTAATCTCAAGTTAGAAAAACAATTGATCCAGCCTTGGCCaggtgattcagtggatagagcactatCCCGGTGCACCAGAGTCACAGGTTCGATCCTtagggcacatctgagaagcaactgagtgcacaactaagtgaaacaccaagtcaatgcttctctctctctccctccccgctccttcctctccgtctctgtcaaataatgaaaagtatatgtatatttttttaaagtgagaggagggagatagagagactcctgcatgcacgccaacagggatccacctggtcTGGGAGCATCCccagtctggggccgatgcttgaatcagctgagctatcctcagcacccagacccgacgcttgaaccagttgagccactggctgtgagagggaaagagagagagaagagggagagagaggggaagagaagcagatgatcactcctcatgtgtgccctgaccagagatcaaacctgggatgtctgcacgcagggctgacactatccactgagccagccagggccttaatgaaaacttttttaaaaaaggaaacaattgcctgaccaggcggtggcacagtggatagagcgttggactgggatgcagaggacccaggttcgagacctcgaggttgccagcttgagcgcaggttcattgggtttgagcaaagctcaccaacttgggcccaaggtcgctgccttggcttaagcaaggggtcactctgtctgctgtagccccacggtcaaggcacatacgagaaagcaatcagtgaacaacgaaagtgccacaacgaaaaaaattaatgcttctcatctcccttcctgcctgtctgtccctctctctgtctctgtccaaaaaaaaaaaaaaaagaaacaattgatCCTGagaactttaagaaaaagaaatggttgaTGTTGAATAGCAGTTTCTAGTTACCTCAGATATCTCTTAACTTgcttaaatataacatttaaatggATGGATTACTCATAGACCTTCTCAttattgaggaaaaaaatatgtttgtgaCTCAGTTATCCATTCTTTTTCCAGTACTGAATTCAGACTTGTTTTTCTATTTGGGAATGACCCTACAAAGGTcaggttagaaaatatttttaccttgatatatttatttatttatttatattttattttaagactttattcattttaaagaggagagacagaaggggagaggagcaggaagcatcaactcccatatgtgccttgaccaggcaagcccagggtttcgaactggtgacctcagcgttccaggtcgaggcttgatccactgagccaccgctggtcaggcacTGCCCTTAATCTTTCTTAAGTTGTAACTAGTTTCTGAGTTTTTTCCTCATGATAAAATTTCAGACTTGGAGAGAGTTTGAGTGGAGAGTGGGACGGTATTTGGGTTCAGGGCtacttttgtattattattttatacaaagGTAAAACATAATGCTGACGTGTCACTCAgtgactgtttttgctgtgtgtATTGCAGACGCCCATACTGCTGACTCCGAGCCCCTTGCTGTCCAGCATCCACTTCTGGAGCACCCTCAGCCCTGTCGCTCCCCTCAGTCCAGCCAGACTGCCAGGTGCTAACACCCTTTTCCAGGTAAATGACGTGGCGGCCTGTCTCTTGCACGGGGACATGGTAAATGAGGAAAGTCAGGCAAGCCGTATCCCACTCTTCAGTGTAAGCATTATAAAACTTCTTTTAAGAATACTGTTTAGTTTGTTTTTGAATTTCTAAGTGTTAATTTGCTAGCCAGCAAATAGCTCAGATAAATAGTGACAGCAAAGTTTCCTTTTCATTGTTGACCACTACATACATTTGAGTTAGACCAAGAACTGTTCAATACTGTAGTAGATTTTAAACCCACccatttattttgtcattttaaactgTAAAGATCCtcttttattaggaaaaaatgtacgtataatatacatacatatattaaaacacatatatacatatatgttttggGGGGATTTCTGCACATAGGTTTAactgaggattaaaaaaatagagaaactcTTGAAAGTAGTATATCAGATATTCCCATTCCTCCTTCAGGATTTATATTTatcaacatttaaatatatattttgaaaaatgaattttgTATTATCTTTCAACCAAAGTCTTACAGCTTTTAactattatttttccaaaaacatctagatctttttttttttttttttttttcttttctttttttgtatttttctgaagctggaaacgggaagagacagtcagacagactcccgcatgcgcccgaccggatccacccggcacgcccaccaggggcgacgctctgcccaccagggggcgatgctctgcccctccggggcgtcgctctgccgtgaccagagccactctagcgcctggggcagaggccaaggagccatccccagcgcccgggccatctttgctc from Saccopteryx leptura isolate mSacLep1 chromosome 2, mSacLep1_pri_phased_curated, whole genome shotgun sequence carries:
- the ELK4 gene encoding ETS domain-containing protein Elk-4; the encoded protein is MDSAITLWQFLLQLLQEPQNKHMICWTSDNGEFKLLQAEEVARLWGIRKNKPNMNYDKLSRALRYYYVKNIIKKVNGQKFVYKFVSYPEILNMDPMKVGRVEGDWEAWSFSEAGGSREAESGGKEKPPQPGTKTSSRNDYIHSGLYSSFTLNSLNSKRKLLKSIKIENPAEKLTEKKSQEPTPSVIKFVTTPSKKPPVEPIAATISTSSSISPSSEETIQALETLASPRLPSVEAPTSASGMAPAFPSPPAPSVSPSFQEPPGTPSPPPSSNPDIDTDIDSVASQPMELPENLSLEPKDQDLVLPEKDKTNNSSRSKKPKGLELAPILVITGSDPSPLGMLSPSLPTASLTPALFSQTPILLTPSPLLSSIHFWSTLSPVAPLSPARLPGANTLFQFPSVLNSHGPFTLSGLDGPSTPGPFSPDLQKT